In Metopolophium dirhodum isolate CAU chromosome 9, ASM1992520v1, whole genome shotgun sequence, the genomic window CATCTATTCCCGGTAAGTCTAACTCGTGCCGGGTAGGGAAAACTTCAACAaattagtttgaaaaaaaaaactcgaggGACAGTTACACAAATAAGGGGTTACTGAAAGTCTTCACAACAGGGTCATAGTATCTTTTTTATGTTTTGCATTTGTaaatgtagtaaataataaattgttgtgaTAGTTGATCTTAAACaatatgtaatacctaatataatgatatatattatttataaaatcgtGACTTGACCGCGTGTAATTCGAATCGCCGAAAAATATCTCGTCAAATCGTTTCGTACCCATAGTATATACACGCgcagaacataaaaaaaaggcgttgtttacatttttttcaagttatttcATGCGTTGTtgtcggtataatataatatgtaacaccaTGTATACAGTATTTCATACCAAACcggctatacctatataatataatacgtcataCGAGCAGTGTGTTATATGACCTAGGTATATAGGTCCGAATTCCGAACTACATTTTGGTCTGATGTAATCCGCCACGCGCCGGATCGATCTCGTctacactatattatgatactatatCGAAGTGACCATATTAccggatttttaatatttggtcGAATTCTGTCAACTTCCGAAGCACGAGGCGGAGAAAGCTGAGATAACCCAGACGAGCGGTTATCGAATATCCTCATTCCACATACGTACAAATGGGTGTGCCCTGCCTAGGTATTGGAAACTGGTTCGATTACTGTGCATACGATATTACTATATCTAtgagttgtaaaatatatatgtaacatCGATTTACGCAACTTTTATGCGGCAAACTGCGAATAAACAGAGGCTAATATTCGCAGCAGACGCGACCGATGAGAATAACCTACGTACGACCaataattaaagtaataatagttaGCGtgcgtttaataaatattaagccgatttagtaagtaggtatagtattatCCAAAATGTGTAGCTACCTATGTATGTACAAGATGTAACAAAAAGacctgacgaaaaaaaaaatgatgctacttaaacgtatgacaaaaattgttaaaactacatgattagtaaataatttaagaaaatatatactcatgtcagcaaactcccaaaaaaaatattttgaaaaagttattaagttccaaattcatttaatcaaaatatattgatattttaaaaaatcataaaaaaattaactacttgacttagataaatgtttttcctatcaaaattgttctctaaatcagattcacaaatttgCTATTTTGAATGTACCCAAATAAAttaagtgttaaaaataaaaataattttttgtataatatatgtgtaacgCAAGTGAgtataaatgatatatataaaaaaataaataatttaaaatattggttagaacaaaagttattccaaaaatcAGTGACACTctgtaggtacattaataattattctaagttTAAATCGTCGGATGTTTTCATTTTCATCGTCAAAGCCACTACAAATGTGTTTGCGAATACAAATCGAGAGttggttttttatatattatttaggtaatagacaatagtatagtaaaataactaaaaaaaaaaactacaaactcctatgatgatttatataatgtataactaaatgttttttagaaacttatatatttgtaaaactgTATTTGTTTTCTGCTGTtggcaataatttaaatttatttgcataATCGTGTACACGTACATAGATTCAAACACAACGTTTGAGTTAAAGTTTGTTCTTTAAAATGTAGTTGTTTAGAAactgtatacatatacctacgtacATGCTGAGATTACTACCACGCGTATAATTACTCCCGGAAAACAAATTTCagcaaatacattttacctccttacataatatcatcgttATTTCGTacagcaaaaaaaattaagtttgcgTGTATCGTACAAATgattattgttgtaaaaatgttattcggTGAATTATCTAGCTGAagctaaaataatgataaaatacggttacatttaataaataaaaaatatttgtgcacTACAAAAACAGCAGCCAGTATCAAGAGCTCAATTtgcaataattgtttaatattaatcttaGTACGTTTGcttattatctattatactaattacttAGGAGCTGTCGATGAGCTGCTGTAATCGATTGCACATGACAGGGCTATAGTTGATttcaaaatatagaatttttcacttttacataaattatagcTCGTGTCTGATGTCGGAGGATTggtaatatcaaaaaattatgttatcgACCGACACacaactttttttcatttttggattTAACTGCGCaacactatttataattatgaacaCGGCGaagaggtttttttttaattacaaaatataataataattattgtgtcgACAAGGAAATTGAATTATTACGCTGTGGGGTCGTCACAATCACTCACTCACTGTCGCCCTAATCAatctcagttttttttttacatgcgtaataataataataattattattatgtacagttgCATAGCTGAAAAAGTTTGATAAGTAAATACGAACAATTCTATGTAATAATGAAGGATAATTTTCTTGGTAACGAACATCGCACTCTCgttgttttgaatatattttcgtatatatattatattgttcttattttaaagttttttagttAGTTTATATTGACAAGTGACAAGGGTTATATCCTTAGAAATTCGGGGTACATTGttcatttaaacttttaatcccttttaataaaatacttttcctTAATATTCGATGTATCAATATTCTTAGAAAATTATTgcgctttaaaaaaaaataaagaattataagttgccatagtattatagtattcaaatatttatagtgtcttaaccaaatattataagtatgaaaaaagggcaatataaaatgttagaaTAATTGcagattgtattttatatattcaaaaagaaaatttaaaaaatgtttatagagacttttcaaaataattagcttatgatgttaaaaattaaaaataaccaaacGAACGTACAACAATATTACAACATTTCAGTTATGTTTAATTGCtgtaaagttatttatttgagCAAAGCAATTTACTATATAGGTGCAATTTTAAtggcattaaaatataattttttcatgcTTAAAAGATCCTACTTACCTAATGGCTtagaaagtttaaattaatattttaattgaaaatttgtaactaataaaactgttatgcattaaaaataaaatgaatttctGGAAAAAAAATACCTGTAGGTAAAGCCGTACAAATAAACggagtatatttataattttaatttttaagcgtacACCAAacttatctttaaaaatattgtacctgtacaaataataattcttcaattttatattaattatctgaATTgtgaaatattcaattattgatTTCAGTATCGTTTAACTAATTTTGTGCAGTAGAATAACATTTCTTcgtcactattataatatagtatagaatataatgataaaatgcattttagaagaAAAGaaaccattaaataataaataatttttttttccgctcaaataaatatcacataaaaataagtttgtaacgattttctgtattatttaattgattacattttgaGTTGAAAAACATCCAATctctattttttctattattatggttgttgtgaatttaaaatatacccaTGATAcgcgtataatgtatacatggaTCTAGGATAGAAGAAACGGTAAAATGATGTTACATCCAAATGGCTTATAGAAAATGACAtttcaacaaattttttattattctatgttCGTCAGAATAGAGAGTGAGATTGTAAACTTATTTGGGAATACCAGTTGACGTAGATATAAAATAGGACAATTGCATAAAATCGGacggatatattatgtattatatgtctCTGATTTCAAATTCTGGTTTTAcatatttcgtatttttttacgtaaactttaccattttttatttttttttttttgaaacggtGCTTCTAGATTTTTAAATTGGCGGTTTGGGTTTCTATGCGTACTCTCcgtgttaggttaggtttggtATAAGGTTAGTCTATACCATAGATTCGCTACGGTATTAATATTAAGCATCATTGCGGCACTTTGTTTTGATCAACGcacaaaaatcatataaaataaacgcAAACCTGGTTTTCACTCGAAATCGCTTTACAATGTGACGTTTATGAATATTATCGATTATGACGTATCCACGCAaacaaaaacgttaatattacgACGTATTCATAGTGTAAAATAGTAGATAACAGctagttgttgttgttgtttagcTATTAGATAGTATGTGCTAAGTAAGATAACTCTCGGACATCCCGGGAAGCTGTCTTAACAATGTTCACTACCTATTATctacgatcataatattattattaacatagaataaatatattatttttcacggCTTTTATTCATTTGCATCCAGTGATTATCGTTAGAGAATAATATACCCGAAGCGTtcgatataaattatgattttctcAAGAAATTACGTTTGGAATAAAATTCACGCGCGTGCGTCGAATACGCGTAGAGCATTtcgacgagaaaaaaaattgtaggtgcGGACCTAAAAATAGCgaccaaacaattattatttgattattacgGCGTAGTGgacatcgatataatataactaaattagtATTGTGCAAAAGCTCGAATTTTCGGTTTTCAATCATTCTATATTCGCGCCCACTCGACATCTCTTTCTCTTTTACCTACgcgttaataaaaatataaataaattggtgCAGTATCAGCTCTatataataatggatttatttttatattatttaatattgcagCCCACGTTCGCCATCGCATTCACGGTGACGGCCATTTCATTATATCCAAGAGGCAAAGCGTGTCAGTACATATAGTACTCTTATTCTAATAGCTTTTGCtttcattgttattttattgctCCGGCTGAGTAACTCCGTTCAACAGCACTCGAacgtaatacctacataatatatggtaGGAGGcgtacagtatataataataataataatattattacatttttataaattgatagcAACATTCATGACTGTCATAATGTGTCGggcgtattatttttttctgcgGCCTTCGCACCGTCACAAGccgcatcataatattattatttattctataatcGTGACATCTCTGCTCTGTTTAGGAGGCACTGTACGGCGTGAGTATTGatcggtaaaaaaaataaaaatgagaaaaaagtaaaacatcAAACTCGTCGAGTGCTTCTACCGTGTACACGAGAACCTACGGATTGTGTCACaacgatgttataataataacattattgtttcATTTGTTGCCCGATGGCCATTGTATAATGAGTAATAATTGCGACCTACGCCTGCAGCAGTTGTGTCCGAACACATTTTCGACGGTTATGGTCTCTTATGGAATGCAGCTGCGATTTGGGTCagatattatcaataattaaagaGGCGAAGAAACCGCGCCGGTTGCATCACGAAATAGAGCAAACCGGATTCGGTGCGGAAGtgatacacatatatataatacaggaAAGTGATACATATACTAATGatatgtagtaggtaggtatatacatgtaataataaCGGAAAGTGAAAACAAACTGTCGTTTTTTCTCACACAACTtgatatattcattattaaaaatataattatatgtaataataatacataatacataatataaaagtttatttatttacaaacattGGGAGTAGGGTTTATATATTGAGcacattttgtttttggaacataaaaatatataataacaatatcgttATTATGTCTTACGAGGGTttaatgttacaaaaaaaaattaataaaaaactagCATTTAGCAAAGTGCTAAATACAcagtaagttatattatatggcTTTCACCTCGGCCAGGTGAAACTGCTTGGCCAAACTGgtgtgaatataaatatatacgtctATATAGTTCCTACGCACGAAatccatagaaaaaataatatatatatatatataatacctttataaCGCGCTGCACATTATTAATTAAGCttaaacgaaaatatttttaccattaaaattacgttaaaatataataatacaatataatataatatagttatcgtACCCTACATGAATGGCGTATAGCGAAAATGTATAGTATGGGTGGCTATACGCAgcgtctattataatattattatcatattattatcataaaattaatattatgttatttacaaaatgGAAATATCATATGGAATTTTAATCCGTCTAGAACTGCACGTTGTGGCCTCTTAGAAACGCGTCGATCTGGCCGGCGGCCAAGCTCTGTTGTCCGGGCGTCCGGCCGGGCTGGACGAGCACGAACTGCTGCTGGTGCGCTTCCGGTTGCTGTTCGAACCGCTGCGGCTGCTTGGGCGCGAACTGCGACGCCGGTTCGAAACGCTGCGACGGCGGCGGGAAGAACTGCGGCGACGACTGTGGTTGGAACGACTGCTGTTGTTGCTGTTTCTGTTGCTGTTGTCTGAACAGGTTTTGCGACTGTTGGAACGCCATGGCCTGTTGCTGCTGCACCAATTGCTGTTGCGGGCCCGGGGCTCCCGGGAATCCGGCGGCTGGCCGCTGGAAGTCGAACTCGACCGGTCTCTGCTGCTGGAACTGCGGCTGGAACGGTTGGACCGCCGGCCGGAATTGCGGTTGCGGTTGTTGGAACTGCGGTTGTTGGAATTGCGGCTGGGCCTGGGGACGGAACTGCTGTTGCTGCGGCAGGGGCTGTTGTCTAGCCGGTGCCGTTGCTCCCTGCAGGGGCAGACGTTGGTTGATGTTGATGCCGGCCTGCTGTTTGGGCACCTGTTGGAATATGACCGTGTTGTACTGGCCGGTGGCCGGGTCGAAAACCAGTTCGGTGGTGTACAGCGCTGAGTTGGGCCCGGTGGGCGACTGGAGCTGCACCTTGCCCGACTGCGATGGTGGCTGCGGCAAGTTGCGGATGGCCGAATCCAAGTTTCCGGCGCCCGAAATGAATTGTGGTTGTGGAGCAGCGGTGGTCGATGACGATATCTGCGGGGGTGGTCTTCTGGGACTTTCCTGGAACGATGGCTGCTGCAGTTGCTGTCTGCCGGGCTGGCGCGGGGTCGTGGATGGCTGAGATTGTGGCTGTGGTTCGAAATCGCCGAATGTCTGCTGGAACAGGGTGGTGGTCGGACGGTTCTTCTTGGGCTTGGGCCTGCCAGCGTTCGCGGGAATGTTGGCTGGAATGTTCTCCTCTTCACCCGGTTTGCCCGGTTGGTCGTCGTCTTCTTCGGCATTGACCGCGTTCGGGTCACATGGGTTGCCCTGCACGTACGTGAATTCCCGTTTGTTACCGTCCGGGTCTACGTAACCGTACTTGCCCCTGACCACGCAGTCCGTGCCCCTGGTCTCCTCTTTGAAGCTACCATCGTCCGCCTCGTAACCGAACGTGAACGAACCGTCGTCGTTCAGCTTATTGAAGTTCCGGATGGTCTGCGCGGTCGGCTCTTTCTGCTGCTGTGGCTGTTCCTGTTGCTTGAGCCGTTGCTGGATGAGCTGCTGAGCATGTGGTGACTGAGATCTCGGACCCGCTTTCGTCGGCTGGTGCTGCTGTCTGATGATCACCTGCGGCTGTTCGTCTTCTTCGTCGGCGGCAGCTTCTTGCTGCTGTTCGCGGGCTCGCTGCTGCAACACCCTGGGCGTTTGTCGCACCACAACCACCGGTTGCC contains:
- the LOC132952060 gene encoding uncharacterized protein LOC132952060 yields the protein MKYTTYILAALLLVTLWSTDVDSRRVNVKPAASDDGQQDDAQAAADDEQQQQQFKPVLIARRPLQHRPQVDIEAERQPVVVVRQTPRVLQQRAREQQQEAAADEEDEQPQVIIRQQHQPTKAGPRSQSPHAQQLIQQRLKQQEQPQQQKEPTAQTIRNFNKLNDDGSFTFGYEADDGSFKEETRGTDCVVRGKYGYVDPDGNKREFTYVQGNPCDPNAVNAEEDDDQPGKPGEEENIPANIPANAGRPKPKKNRPTTTLFQQTFGDFEPQPQSQPSTTPRQPGRQQLQQPSFQESPRRPPPQISSSTTAAPQPQFISGAGNLDSAIRNLPQPPSQSGKVQLQSPTGPNSALYTTELVFDPATGQYNTVIFQQVPKQQAGININQRLPLQGATAPARQQPLPQQQQFRPQAQPQFQQPQFQQPQPQFRPAVQPFQPQFQQQRPVEFDFQRPAAGFPGAPGPQQQLVQQQQAMAFQQSQNLFRQQQQKQQQQQSFQPQSSPQFFPPPSQRFEPASQFAPKQPQRFEQQPEAHQQQFVLVQPGRTPGQQSLAAGQIDAFLRGHNVQF